Genomic segment of Pongo pygmaeus isolate AG05252 chromosome 1, NHGRI_mPonPyg2-v2.0_pri, whole genome shotgun sequence:
aaaaggagacagaaagataCCATTACTGCTGCCAACCATACCCTGTGAAGGAATAAGCGTTAAAGGTACTGCATTAGTAGTTTAACTGAGGGGAGGGTGCAAACCAGATGTAACATAGCTGGACCGTGGGAGAAAAGTAGAGATCCCTCCTACAGTTTCCTGGTGTCTCAGGAGCAAGCTGGATTCTTCTCTCAGCTATTCCTCTCTTCATTCCATGCACAACCTAAGCCATGGTCTTTTTCCTTGTGTGCAACTTCAGTCAGAAGCcttttgattttctctattattccTATCTAGAACCTCTGTCCTACTCCATTTGTTCCAGATTACCCAATTCCACTCCTAAAACACAATTCTCTTCCATCCCCCATGTTCTCATATAACCCTAAGCAAAGGGAATGGGGAACTACTAGGATACTTTTTAATTCTAGAGAGTATGAGATCCCTGGGTCCAAGAAATTTTGACCTAAACATGAAGCAGGAAAATAAATGGAACCATTAAGATGAAGTTAAGCTCTAAAGCTTCTTACCTTTTTTGGTATTTCCACAGTGGAATAAACCGTATTTGCTGGATCTTCCTTTAGGATCgttctctattaaaaacaaacaacaaacaaaagaaatcatCATCCACCTCCTGAATCACATAGACAAGGCCAGAGAGACATTCAGAATCCAGAGAGGGGAAAGCAGAGATGGGAGGAGATGCGAGAGGAAAGGAGGGTTCTGGAACAGGGAAGGGCGGTAGGAAATTCTCTTGTTGGTGACCGCTATTATAATAAATTTTGATAACTTTTTTCAGGAAgccattacattatttttaaactgtattgTGTTTAAacgaatttcaaaaatattatatatatatatatagagagagagagagagagagacatctcTAGAGAAGTCTTCTGATATCATGATTCAAACATCCTGTCAAAGTCACGCTCTTCTACCCACTGCCTTATGCAAAAGGAATCTGGCCTTTTGTGTGGCCGTTATGAACTGTGGAGGGGAGCAGGTGATTTCATAGACCACAGCCTGAGCACTGTGAGTCAGAACCAGGTGCTCCAGAGACCACCAGCTTCTTCTGCACAGAAGAGAATCCATGAAGACTTGGAGGAGGCACAGGTGCATGGAGTTTTAAGGCTATATATCCTCACTCCCCTCTTCATTCCCATGTTGTCCAAACCCTTGGAAAAACCTCACAAGGAGAGCCTCAGAGACAGGATCAGTCCTCAGGAAAGATGAGAAGGGACTCACATTAGTGTGAGGGATTGTGTCGTACTCTGTGTTCTCTCCAGAATGGGGGCATATGTTAGGAGTTTCCCGACAAATGTCTGCTCTCTTCTTCTCTTCAATGGACTCTAAAAGCAAGTTGCAAGAGAATCAAAGCCACCTCTCCAAACACTCACCACTTCCACTGGCCCACCATTTCTCCTGGATGACCCACTTAGGGTGACCAACCATCTGAGTTTCCTTGTAATGGAAGGGTTTTCAGAATAGAGGACTTTCCGTGTTAAAACTGGGAAAATCTAAACAAATCAGGATAAATTGGCCACCCCCATCATTTCACTCCCTGATCTCTCCATCAAAGTGGTCAAAGTGGGAAGTAGAGAAAGTCAAAGACACTTTCAGAGGGGCTTCCAGGAGGGAAGGGAGATTTCAAAGTCTGCAAGTCATACCCAACTGATGTTAGGTCCCTCCCCATCACCCACATGGGCAGTGGGAGCCCAGAAGACCAATCAGCAGGGTTTAGGAACACAGGATGGGGTGCAACTGGAGAGGGACAGGGAAAGGCTTCCCCAGGAGCCATGTGTCTAGTGGGCAGTAAAGCAAGGTCTTGGGTTGATCCTGTGGAAAGGATGTGAGTGGTTTGTGGGCTCTGACAGGGATAGGAAGGATTGACTAGAGGATGCTGGTCTGTGGGGACCACAGAGTTGGAGGTCATCACCTCCCAGGTCAGGGGAGCAGAGTCAGCAGTGTGGGGCCTGTATCAACAGAAGAGCCACATCAGGATGTCCCTCTGGGAAAAGGAGAGAAGTGAGCCCTGGAAAGGGGAGAACTGTGTCCTCAGGAAAGACCTCCAGCACTTTCTGTTCTCCAGAACTAAGGAGCGCAGGCTGACTGTGTgcttcttgagggcagagactgtgGCTTCTTCATCTCTGCATCCTCAACACCTCATGCCAAGTCTGGCACACAGCTCTATATGTGCTTGTTGAATCAATGAAGGAGAAAAGCATGAATGTGGGTGAGGACAAAAATAGTACACGCTCTACCTTCTTGCTTCTCTCTCTTCAGAAACCAAAGAAATAGCCCCAGTACAAAGAGACTGAGCAGGAGGGGCACCAGCAGGAGACACAGGAGGATCATGGAGGAATCTGGGTCATCAGCAGCACCTTCAGAGAATGGGTGGAGGcacagggaagggagaaaagtcaGCTCAGGAAAATGACCCAGGTCTTGGAGCACCTGCCATCTTCCTCCCAGCCTGGTGACCACCCAGTGGCCTCCAGTTTCCATACAGTGTCTGTTCCCATGGGGGCTAGGAGCTGAAGAAGGTGTAGGTCCTGGGCAGAGGCTCCTGTGGAGAGGGGAGAGGCAGTCACCTTCACAGAGCTTCCTGGCAAGGATGGGGCTTGAGAAGTTGCTGCTGACAGGGTTCCTGGCAACGCAGATGAAGGTCATATCACTTTCTCCCCATCTCCAGGAGATGGGGAGGATGGACCCATTATGGGACTCATTGGCTGCTTGCCCCAGGGCCTTCCAGGTATAAATCACATCCTCTTCCCCATGTTCCATGCAGCATGTCAGATTGGTCACACAAGTGCCATTCTTATTGCTCTGCAGACCCATGGTGACTTTAGGCTTTGACAGGTGCTCTGTGAGAGGAAGGAAAACCAGAGGTGGAAACTCTGCCTATAGCTCTCCATTCTCTGAATTATCCTTGGATACCTTGGACCTGAATCTCCCTGGGAGCTCCAGACTGGAGATAAAGCAGTAATTCAGAGCAGAATCCTCATTCTTATCTGGAAAAGAGAATTACCTAGGTCTGCTTTACCATagctatataataataataacaataacaacaatagaaacaatagaaataataatgcaATAAGAATATAACTGTCATTTACTAAGCATAGCCACATGgcaagcactgtgctaaatgaATGTTAGATGTCCGCTAATACTATCTGTTCTAGAGGTTCCCTAGTCTCTGTCCTCAGGTTTCCCTTTACTCTCTAGGAGAAAATTGTATTGGAGTAGCCCTTCTGGCCCCCTTCTCTACCTTGTGCTCACTCCCCTGCCTCAGAGAATGAGCAATTGTTTCGTTGGTGAGATGGTAAGAGTCTGACATTCATCATTTACCTTTCTCTACTCATGGGTTTGAGACATTAAAGATTGCAGTTAAAATGTGTTTTGccctttttcttcctcccctGACTAGTTAGCCTGCAGAATACATATCTCCTGTTCCCTTCAACCATGTCTATATGGAAGACACACCTGGATCAGGTGCAGTGCCTACCTCCTACAAGCAAGTCTGGAGGCCCATCCCCTAAGGTTCCTGATACTGTGGCTCAGTGAGTGAGGCAGCTATTCTTCTTGTAGATGTTTGAGTCATTGTTTCATAATTTTAACTTCCCTGGATGAGTGCCAAGGTCTAGAATTAAAAGGAAGCATTTCTCCTGTCTAGATTTACCAGAAATAATGCTGATATTTTAATCCCCTCCTTCTTGCATCTATTTATCAATTGGTTGTAATCTGTAGAGAAGGAGATGTGATCGATATTTTGCCCAAAAATCTTCCTAAGGTAGGCATTGCTTTCCTCCCAACTACAGATATGGAAACTAAGACttgaagaaattaaataactcGGCCAAGGTCATGTGACTAAATAAAGAAGCCAGCATTTGACCTTGATCTATGCGATGGCCACTGCACATATCGCCATCCACTGCACCACGCTGCTTCTTATAGCACCTCTGAGAAGGCAGGGACCTCAGGGGTCAGCTACATCGACTTCATTCATGCAGAAGTCCCCTCTCCCACATTCTTGCCAAGTGTTTATCCAGCCTCTGCTTAAACATCTCTCATGTCAAGGAGCTCACCACCTCACCAAGGCAGCCATCCACCATTGGAACTGATTCTGCTCACCGTAGACACGCAGCACATACTTCTGAGTGGAGGGATGCTGGAGTGATGAGCTGTATATCCCCACATTGTAGATCCCTGAGTCATTCTTCTTCAGTTTGCTGAGCTTCAGGGAGTAGCCTCCATCTGGGAAGTCTACTCTCTCCTTATTACGATTTTGGGTCACTATGATAGTGCCCCCTTCTGGCTGTATGGTGACAAGAGAGGTTGTGTTGAAGGTCCAGACAATAGAGTCAACCTGCTTTACTTTGGGCTTCAGGGGGAAAGTCACGGCCCCACCAACGGAACCGACCAGCTCTTTCACGGGTCCAGAAACTGCTGACCCTATAAACACAGAGAACCATAAAATAAGCCTGATTCCCTGTCCTTGTCACCAATTACTCACCCCCTTTGGGCCCTGGAGAGATCTGAGAAACCCACTCAGTCCAACACAACGAGCTCCTGGAAAAGCCTTTGGAACCTCATATGGAGGTCCCTCACATGTTACCCTGTTACGTAAGTGCTCACATGGAAGCATTGATATTAGAAATTTATGTTTCACAACAATCTTAGTTCACTCCCAGAGAGTATGACTTATAAAAAGTCATCACTGGTTATGTGGTTGTAGGTGAAAAACAGTTAAGAATGTCTGCTGAAGAAACTTCCAGAAGTGGCCAGCTGAGCACTACCAGTAAACAGGTGTGGGGAGTAAGTCATCTTATTCTTACCTATTAAACTTGAGAGACAGACTCTGGGAATAGCACAGAGCAGTGAGAGAATTTAGTTTGGGACTAGCAGTTTAGAAGCATAAATTATAATCTtgattaacacttttttttttgagacagagtctcactctgttgcccaggtgggagtgcagtggcatgatctcggctcaccataacctccacctcctgggttcaagtgattgtcttgcctcagaGTGATtgtcttgcttcagcctcctgagtagctgggactccaggtgtgcgCCATCttacccagctaatctttg
This window contains:
- the SLAMF7 gene encoding SLAM family member 7 isoform X3; amino-acid sequence: MAGSPTCLTLIYILWQLTGSAVSGPVKELVGSVGGAVTFPLKPKVKQVDSIVWTFNTTSLVTIQPEGGTIIVTQNRNKERVDFPDGGYSLKLSKLKKNDSGIYNVGIYSSSLQHPSTQKYVLRVYEHLSKPKVTMGLQSNKNGTCVTNLTCCMEHGEEDVIYTWKALGQAANESHNGSILPISWRWGESDMTFICVARNPVSSNFSSPILARKLCEGAADDPDSSMILLCLLLVPLLLSLFVLGLFLWFLKREKQEESIEEKKRADICRETPNICPHSGENTEYDTIPHTNRTILKEDPANTVYSTVEIPKKMENPHSLLTMPDTPRLFAYENVI
- the SLAMF7 gene encoding SLAM family member 7 isoform X1 — protein: MAGSPTCLTLIYILWQLTGSAVSGPVKELVGSVGGAVTFPLKPKVKQVDSIVWTFNTTSLVTIQPEGGTIIVTQNRNKERVDFPDGGYSLKLSKLKKNDSGIYNVGIYSSSLQHPSTQKYVLRVYEHLSKPKVTMGLQSNKNGTCVTNLTCCMEHGEEDVIYTWKALGQAANESHNGSILPISWRWGESDMTFICVARNPVSSNFSSPILARKLCEGDCLSPLHRSLCPGPTPSSAPSPHGNRHCMETGGHWVVTRLGGRWQVLQDLGHFPELTFLPSLCLHPFSEGAADDPDSSMILLCLLLVPLLLSLFVLGLFLWFLKREKQEESIEEKKRADICRETPNICPHSGENTEYDTIPHTNRTILKEDPANTVYSTVEIPKKMENPHSLLTMPDTPRLFAYENVI
- the SLAMF7 gene encoding SLAM family member 7 isoform X5 → MAGSPTCLTLIYILWQLTGSAVSGPVKELVGSVGGAVTFPLKPKVKQVDSIVWTFNTTSLVTIQPEGGTIIVTQNRNKERVDFPDGGYSLKLSKLKKNDSGIYNVGIYSSSLQHPSTQKYVLRVYEHLSKPKVTMGLQSNKNGTCVTNLTCCMEHGEEDVIYTWKALGQAANESHNGSILPISWRWGESDMTFICVARNPVSSNFSSPILARKLCEENDPKGRSSKYGLFHCGNTKKDGKSPLTAHNARHTKAICL
- the SLAMF7 gene encoding SLAM family member 7 isoform X2, which encodes MAGSPTCLTLIYILWQLTGSAVSGPVKELVGSVGGAVTFPLKPKVKQVDSIVWTFNTTSLVTIQPEGGTIIVTQNRNKERVDFPDGGYSLKLSKLKKNDSGIYNVGIYSSSLQHPSTQKYVLRVYEHLSKPKVTMGLQSNKNGTCVTNLTCCMEHGEEDVIYTWKALGQAANESHNGSILPISWRWGESDMTFICVARNPVSSNFSSPILARKLCEGDCLSPLHRSLCPGPTPSSAPSPHGNRHCMETGGHWVVTRLGGRWQVLQDLGHFPELTFLPSLCLHPFSEGAADDPDSSMILLCLLLVPLLLSLFVLGLFLWFLKREKQEESIEEKKRADICRETPNICPHSGENTEYDTIPHTNRTILKEDPANTVYSTVEIPKKRYPGS
- the SLAMF7 gene encoding SLAM family member 7 isoform X4, giving the protein MAGSPTCLTLIYILWQLTGSAVSGPVKELVGSVGGAVTFPLKPKVKQVDSIVWTFNTTSLVTIQPEGGTIIVTQNRNKERVDFPDGGYSLKLSKLKKNDSGIYNVGIYSSSLQHPSTQKYVLRVYEHLSKPKVTMGLQSNKNGTCVTNLTCCMEHGEEDVIYTWKALGQAANESHNGSILPISWRWGESDMTFICVARNPVSSNFSSPILARKLCEESIEEKKRADICRETPNICPHSGENTEYDTIPHTNRTILKEDPANTVYSTVEIPKKMENPHSLLTMPDTPRLFAYENVI
- the SLAMF7 gene encoding SLAM family member 7 isoform X6, with protein sequence MAGSPTCLTLIYILWQLTGSAVSGPVKELVGSVGGAVTFPLKPKVKQVDSIVWTFNTTSLVTIQPEGGTIIVTQNRNKERVDFPDGGYSLKLSKLKKNDSGIYNVGIYSSSLQHPSTQKYVLRVYENDPKGRSSKYGLFHCGNTKKDGKSPLTAHNARHTKAICL